The following are from one region of the Arcobacter defluvii genome:
- the def gene encoding peptide deformylase, which translates to MSNEIQIAKLGEKVLRKKAKKVKDIKSEEIKNIVSLMIETLKKSNGVGLAAPQIFISKQIMIISSKPNERYPNAPLLEDLVLINPKIIKTSKGKNKDWEGCLSIPGIRAKVPRYNKIVVKYKTLENEKKTIVFKDFIARIFQHEYDHLIGHVYIDRVETNKDIISEEIYRSLI; encoded by the coding sequence ATGTCAAATGAAATACAAATAGCAAAACTAGGTGAAAAAGTTTTAAGAAAAAAAGCAAAAAAAGTTAAAGATATAAAAAGTGAAGAAATAAAAAACATCGTTTCACTTATGATTGAAACCCTTAAAAAATCAAATGGTGTTGGTCTTGCTGCTCCTCAAATATTTATTTCAAAACAGATTATGATTATCTCATCAAAACCAAATGAAAGATATCCGAACGCTCCACTTTTGGAAGATTTAGTTTTAATAAATCCAAAAATAATAAAAACTTCAAAAGGTAAAAACAAAGATTGGGAAGGATGTTTAAGTATCCCAGGAATTAGAGCAAAAGTTCCAAGATATAATAAAATTGTAGTAAAGTATAAAACTTTAGAAAATGAGAAAAAAACTATTGTTTTCAAAGACTTTATAGCAAGAATTTTTCAACATGAATATGACCATTTAATAGGACATGTTTATATTGATAGAGTTGAAACAAATAAAGATATCATAAGTGAAGAGATTTATCGTTCTTTAATTTAA
- a CDS encoding TetR/AcrR family transcriptional regulator, which yields MNNKENKKNSIIENALKLFSQKGFYNTTIPDIAKAMKMSVGNMYNYFSSKEELAKFAIKYSTNILAEELREVNNMDITSKKKIYLFVKKYLENVQKSPEIVEYFLRVYLSNREVFKQGCEGFLCVGEFVTEVMILLDDGAQKKEFREQEFFPAFGMIMGCLGGFAFLSGENVLDKDLLSYSDAVAENIYRALKYDA from the coding sequence ATTAATAATAAAGAAAACAAAAAGAATTCAATTATAGAAAATGCTTTAAAACTTTTTTCTCAAAAAGGTTTTTATAATACTACAATTCCAGATATTGCAAAAGCTATGAAAATGAGTGTGGGTAATATGTATAATTACTTCTCTTCAAAAGAAGAATTAGCCAAATTTGCAATTAAATATTCTACAAATATTTTAGCAGAAGAGTTAAGAGAAGTTAACAATATGGATATAACTTCAAAAAAGAAGATTTATTTATTTGTTAAAAAATATTTAGAAAATGTTCAAAAATCTCCTGAAATTGTTGAATATTTTTTAAGAGTTTACTTATCAAATAGAGAAGTTTTTAAACAAGGTTGTGAAGGCTTTTTATGTGTAGGAGAGTTTGTAACAGAAGTTATGATTTTACTTGATGATGGTGCACAAAAAAAAGAGTTTAGAGAACAAGAATTTTTCCCTGCATTTGGAATGATTATGGGATGTTTAGGTGGATTCGCATTTTTAAGTGGAGAAAATGTTTTAGATAAAGATTTATTAAGTTATTCAGATGCAGTAGCAGAAAATATTTATCGAGCATTAAAGTATGATGCATGA
- a CDS encoding Ni/Fe hydrogenase, with protein sequence MMHEFKPTIVWFQAITCNGNTHSLLSSNSNRFELFLNSFNLIYHPSLTINNSLEYILENQKEIDFLLVEGSISSNEFIFSISNDSSKNLLEKLALRSKYIIAVGSCASFGGIHAKFTQNDDICGIKEALENNNLQTLIHPIINLSGCPVHPEWIFQTLFSLKTFGKIDLDEVGRPKELYSTLAHHGCTRNEYFEWKVEGNFGQKEGCLFYNQGCRGPMTHSSCNKILWNEISSKTRVGMPCIGCTETDFPRNNMLETKKNMGIPQEVPLGISKRAYLSISGVAKTFKIDRLHKKLME encoded by the coding sequence ATGATGCATGAGTTTAAACCGACTATAGTCTGGTTTCAAGCAATTACTTGTAATGGAAATACACACTCACTATTAAGTTCAAACTCAAATAGGTTTGAACTTTTTTTAAATAGTTTTAATCTTATATATCATCCTAGTTTAACTATAAATAATTCACTTGAATATATTTTAGAAAATCAAAAAGAGATAGATTTTTTATTAGTTGAAGGTTCAATATCTTCAAATGAATTTATTTTTTCAATTTCAAATGATTCATCAAAAAACTTATTAGAAAAATTAGCTTTAAGATCAAAGTACATTATTGCAGTAGGTTCATGTGCCTCATTTGGTGGAATTCATGCAAAATTTACTCAAAATGATGATATTTGTGGAATAAAAGAGGCTTTAGAAAATAATAATCTTCAAACTCTTATTCATCCAATAATAAATCTCTCAGGGTGTCCTGTTCATCCAGAATGGATTTTTCAAACACTTTTTAGTTTAAAAACTTTTGGCAAAATAGATTTAGATGAAGTTGGACGACCAAAAGAACTTTATAGTACTTTAGCTCATCATGGTTGTACCAGAAATGAATATTTTGAGTGGAAAGTAGAAGGAAATTTTGGACAAAAAGAAGGATGTTTATTTTATAATCAAGGATGTAGAGGTCCTATGACTCATAGTTCTTGCAATAAAATTTTATGGAATGAAATAAGTTCTAAAACAAGAGTTGGAATGCCTTGTATTGGTTGTACAGAAACAGATTTTCCAAGAAATAATATGTTAGAAACAAAAAAAAATATGGGAATACCTCAAGAAGTTCCTTTAGGAATTTCAAAACGAGCATATTTAAGTATAAGTGGTGTTGCTAAAACTTTTAAAATAGATAGATTACATAAAAAACTAATGGAATAA
- a CDS encoding PAS domain-containing protein has translation MKQRLSYEELTLKIAFLEKEAKFNNFFLKKLFDIIPSPMFYKDKDGVYQHCNDAFSKIILGIPKEEIIGKTLYDLGHVIPKENADLYYEKDKELFLTSKEQFYEGKVKCADDITRDYHFYKSSFIMDGEILGLVGIMLDVSDYKKALEELDKKTKQLEDLGYN, from the coding sequence ATGAAACAAAGATTGAGTTATGAAGAGTTAACTTTAAAAATTGCATTTTTAGAAAAAGAAGCAAAATTTAATAATTTTTTTTTAAAAAAACTATTTGATATTATTCCAAGTCCTATGTTTTATAAAGATAAAGACGGAGTTTATCAGCATTGTAATGATGCTTTTTCAAAAATTATATTAGGAATCCCAAAAGAGGAAATTATAGGAAAAACTCTTTATGATTTAGGTCATGTTATTCCAAAAGAAAATGCTGATTTATATTATGAAAAAGATAAAGAACTTTTTTTGACTTCAAAAGAACAATTTTATGAGGGAAAAGTGAAGTGTGCTGATGATATAACAAGAGATTATCATTTTTATAAATCATCATTTATCATGGATGGAGAAATTTTAGGTCTTGTTGGTATTATGCTTGATGTAAGTGATTATAAAAAAGCTTTAGAAGAACTTGATAAAAAAACAAAACAACTAGAAGACTTAGGCTATAATTAA
- a CDS encoding hydrogenase small subunit, with protein MIDSTQMVKKVFTQKSGRVETNKGEVYYNTLFAKAKQRLKTLRAQEPLKDIDMMDIIDSEGINRRDFMKWVSATTATLMLPPMFAPLVAEATELMNRVPVIWIELQDCAGNSEALLRSSAPTVDDLLFDVLSLEFHETLQACAGFDADKQLEEAVEHFKGKYLLFVEGAIPMGMNGQYGTIGASGETFHEHLMRMSKDAAAVVAVGTCATFGGIPAAAPNPTGAVGVMDLVKGKPVVNIPACPANPANMVGVILHFVLTGQIPELDSLLRPKFAFGYRIHDNCERRAHFDAGEFVEEWGDEGAKNNFCLYKVGCKGPMTFNNCSIVRYNEGTNWPIGVGRGCIGCSEPDFWDKYAYERPMANAKIKAPTGGVEKTVDEFGLGLLTATAVGIGVHAVASIVAGKKSNEGEEK; from the coding sequence ATGATTGATTCAACACAGATGGTAAAAAAAGTTTTTACCCAAAAATCAGGGCGAGTTGAAACAAATAAAGGTGAAGTATATTATAACACTTTATTTGCAAAAGCTAAACAAAGATTAAAAACTTTAAGAGCTCAAGAGCCACTTAAAGATATTGATATGATGGATATAATTGATAGTGAAGGAATAAATAGAAGAGATTTTATGAAGTGGGTTAGTGCAACAACTGCTACACTTATGCTTCCTCCTATGTTTGCTCCGCTTGTTGCAGAGGCAACTGAACTTATGAATAGAGTGCCAGTTATTTGGATTGAGTTACAAGACTGTGCTGGAAATTCTGAAGCATTACTAAGAAGTAGTGCTCCGACTGTTGATGATTTATTATTTGATGTATTAAGTTTAGAATTTCATGAAACTTTACAAGCTTGTGCAGGATTTGATGCTGATAAACAACTTGAAGAGGCAGTTGAGCATTTTAAAGGTAAATATTTATTATTTGTTGAAGGTGCAATTCCTATGGGAATGAATGGTCAATATGGAACAATAGGTGCTAGTGGTGAGACTTTTCATGAACATTTAATGAGAATGTCAAAAGATGCAGCAGCTGTTGTTGCAGTAGGAACTTGTGCTACATTTGGTGGAATCCCAGCAGCTGCACCAAATCCAACAGGTGCAGTTGGAGTTATGGATTTAGTAAAAGGAAAACCAGTTGTAAATATTCCAGCTTGTCCTGCAAATCCAGCAAATATGGTAGGAGTTATTTTACATTTTGTTTTAACAGGACAAATTCCAGAACTTGATTCATTATTAAGACCAAAATTTGCATTTGGTTATAGAATCCATGATAATTGTGAAAGAAGAGCTCACTTTGATGCTGGTGAATTTGTTGAAGAGTGGGGAGATGAAGGAGCTAAAAATAACTTCTGTTTATATAAAGTTGGTTGTAAAGGACCAATGACATTTAATAACTGTTCAATTGTTCGATATAACGAAGGTACAAACTGGCCAATTGGGGTAGGAAGAGGGTGTATTGGATGTTCTGAGCCAGATTTCTGGGATAAATATGCATATGAAAGACCAATGGCAAATGCAAAAATAAAAGCTCCTACTGGTGGAGTTGAAAAAACTGTTGATGAATTTGGACTTGGATTATTAACAGCAACTGCAGTTGGAATTGGAGTTCATGCCGTAGCATCTATTGTTGCTGGTAAAAAATCAAATGAAGGAGAAGAAAAATAA
- a CDS encoding nickel-dependent hydrogenase large subunit produces the protein MKTVDIVERIEGEAKLNCTWKDGIISDARIDFLNFRGFEYILEGKSPLDALIYTPRICGICGQAHLKATVDALENVYENIGEKLEVTQKAKLLRQIGLNIEIIDSHIKWFYLFIMPDIIKLDSNDLGIYEPLKGQRWLEACKTASETIKSLAIIGGQWPHSSYMLPGGVVSDPTLMDLVNIQNYLHSALVFFEKSIAGISLENYLSFDSVNNIEKLNSDMKCFKDLCFKHNLQNFGKSYNRFITLGETNLFKNGKIKIKLVNKIDLTKVSENSDFTFSMNEKEYNDKKHTWSKSVSYNDNIYETGPLARAITSNRKFIKDIHKNYADSVFTRVMSRLDELAYLIDDTKSLISKINIKEDSFIKPKIILSEIEKASAISVVEATRGSLYHKINIEKGKIKSYDVITPTVWNLGPVYKKQKGIAQNAMIGLPSIEIAKIVLRSFDVCSVCTTH, from the coding sequence GTGAAGACAGTAGATATAGTAGAAAGAATTGAAGGTGAAGCTAAACTTAACTGTACGTGGAAAGATGGAATAATAAGTGATGCAAGAATAGATTTTTTGAATTTTAGAGGTTTTGAATATATCTTAGAAGGAAAATCACCTTTAGATGCATTGATATATACTCCCAGAATTTGTGGAATCTGTGGTCAAGCTCATCTTAAAGCTACTGTTGATGCTTTAGAAAATGTATATGAAAACATTGGTGAAAAACTTGAAGTTACACAAAAAGCAAAGCTTTTAAGACAAATTGGTTTAAATATTGAAATTATTGATTCTCATATAAAATGGTTTTATCTGTTTATTATGCCAGATATTATAAAACTTGATAGCAATGATTTAGGAATTTATGAACCTTTAAAAGGACAAAGATGGCTTGAAGCTTGTAAAACAGCAAGTGAAACAATAAAATCTTTAGCAATTATTGGTGGTCAATGGCCTCATAGTTCTTATATGCTTCCTGGTGGAGTTGTAAGTGATCCAACTTTAATGGATTTAGTAAATATTCAAAACTATCTTCATTCTGCACTTGTTTTTTTTGAAAAATCTATTGCTGGAATCTCTTTAGAAAATTATTTATCTTTTGATAGTGTAAATAATATTGAAAAATTAAACTCAGATATGAAATGTTTCAAAGATTTATGTTTTAAACATAATTTACAAAATTTTGGTAAATCATATAATAGATTTATAACTTTAGGAGAAACAAATCTTTTCAAGAATGGAAAAATAAAAATAAAGTTAGTAAATAAAATTGATTTGACAAAAGTTTCAGAAAATAGTGATTTTACTTTTTCAATGAATGAAAAAGAATACAATGATAAAAAGCATACTTGGAGTAAATCGGTTTCTTATAATGACAATATTTATGAAACAGGTCCACTTGCAAGAGCAATAACTTCAAATAGAAAATTTATAAAAGATATTCATAAAAATTATGCAGATTCTGTTTTTACAAGAGTAATGTCAAGACTTGATGAACTTGCATATTTAATCGATGATACAAAATCATTAATCTCAAAAATAAATATAAAAGAAGATTCTTTTATTAAACCTAAAATAATTCTAAGTGAAATTGAAAAAGCTAGTGCAATTTCAGTAGTTGAAGCAACAAGAGGTTCTTTATATCATAAAATAAATATAGAAAAAGGCAAAATAAAATCTTATGATGTAATAACTCCAACTGTTTGGAATTTAGGTCCTGTTTATAAAAAACAAAAAGGAATAGCTCAAAATGCTATGATAGGATTGCCTTCTATTGAAATTGCAAAAATTGTTTTGAGAAGTTTTGACGTGTGTTCAGTTTGTACAACACATTAG
- a CDS encoding AMP-dependent synthetase/ligase, translated as MENYNFKTYNELFTHICNLDNEYFLNYLSNGTYKNISTTTFKNKVICLSLALKDMGIQKGDTVGIFASSSPFWLIFDFAIHEVGAISVPIFANISTENLNYEINDSAMKYMFIDSLERLKDIEEKNSHLTFITHNFCIKEPNFYNYDEILVIGQQICDSKGFIPHKAEEDEIFSIIYTSGNTGTPKGVMLTHKNIVSQLQDINKLIDLPQSEVALSLLPLAHIFERTVMSYYLSRGISIYFVDDILNVANLMKVVKPTIMTVVPRLLEKIFNKIKTQILEKPFFSKIIASLAFSYSLKENLDKSSLLFKIYDKLVYSKFREIFGSRVQKLVSGGAPLSKEIAQFFVNIGVPVYQGYGLTEFSPVISTNYPSANKVGSCGKVIPSAKIKIAQNKELLVSGSSLMKGYLNQEELTAKTIDKDGWLHTGDIAYLDEEGYLFITSRLKEIFKTSTGEYVNAVAIEQKLSKDRYIEFAVVISENKKFTTALLFVDKEKYQLAKKINNNLTIEEYYKQPEILDNISKHISNINKDLNQWEKIVDFRIITNDISIESGELTPSMKIARSKIEQKYASFINSMYEEQK; from the coding sequence GTGGAAAATTACAACTTTAAAACCTACAATGAACTTTTCACTCATATTTGTAATTTAGATAATGAATATTTTTTAAACTATCTTTCAAATGGAACTTATAAAAACATCTCAACTACTACTTTTAAAAACAAAGTTATTTGTTTATCTCTTGCTTTAAAAGATATGGGAATACAAAAAGGTGATACAGTTGGTATTTTTGCCTCAAGTTCTCCTTTTTGGCTTATTTTTGATTTTGCAATTCATGAAGTAGGAGCTATAAGTGTGCCTATTTTTGCAAATATTTCAACTGAAAATTTAAACTATGAAATAAACGATTCAGCTATGAAATATATGTTTATTGATTCACTTGAAAGATTAAAAGATATTGAAGAAAAAAATTCACATTTAACTTTTATAACTCATAATTTTTGTATAAAAGAGCCAAATTTTTATAATTATGATGAAATATTAGTTATTGGGCAACAAATTTGTGATTCAAAAGGATTTATTCCTCATAAAGCAGAAGAAGATGAAATATTTTCTATTATCTATACAAGTGGAAATACAGGAACTCCAAAGGGAGTGATGCTTACACATAAAAATATAGTTTCACAACTTCAAGATATAAATAAACTAATAGATTTACCACAAAGTGAAGTTGCCCTATCACTTCTTCCTTTAGCACATATTTTTGAGCGAACTGTTATGAGTTATTATCTAAGTCGTGGAATTAGTATTTATTTTGTAGATGATATTTTAAATGTAGCAAATCTTATGAAAGTTGTAAAACCAACAATTATGACAGTTGTTCCAAGACTTCTTGAAAAAATATTTAACAAAATAAAAACTCAAATTTTAGAAAAACCATTTTTTAGTAAAATAATTGCTTCATTAGCCTTTTCTTATTCTTTAAAAGAGAACTTAGATAAAAGTTCTCTTTTATTTAAAATTTATGACAAACTTGTTTACTCAAAATTTAGAGAAATATTTGGTTCAAGAGTTCAAAAACTTGTAAGTGGAGGTGCACCTTTATCAAAAGAGATAGCACAATTTTTTGTAAATATTGGCGTTCCCGTTTATCAAGGTTATGGTTTAACAGAATTTTCACCAGTTATTTCTACAAACTATCCATCTGCCAACAAAGTAGGTTCTTGTGGAAAAGTAATCCCAAGTGCAAAAATAAAAATAGCTCAAAACAAAGAACTTCTAGTATCTGGATCATCTTTAATGAAAGGATATTTAAATCAAGAAGAATTAACAGCAAAAACCATAGATAAAGATGGTTGGCTTCATACAGGAGATATTGCCTATCTTGATGAAGAGGGTTATTTATTTATAACAAGTAGATTAAAAGAGATATTTAAAACTTCCACTGGTGAATATGTAAATGCAGTTGCAATTGAACAAAAACTATCAAAAGATAGATATATCGAGTTTGCTGTAGTTATTTCAGAAAATAAAAAATTCACTACTGCCCTACTTTTTGTAGATAAAGAGAAATATCAATTAGCAAAAAAAATAAATAATAACTTAACAATAGAAGAGTATTATAAGCAACCAGAAATTTTAGATAACATTTCTAAACACATATCAAATATCAATAAAGACTTGAATCAATGGGAAAAAATTGTTGATTTTAGAATTATAACAAACGATATTTCTATTGAAAGTGGAGAATTAACTCCATCAATGAAAATTGCTAGAAGTAAAATTGAACAAAAATATGCTAGTTTTATAAATAGCATGTATGAGGAGCAAAAATGA
- a CDS encoding YiiD C-terminal domain-containing protein has protein sequence MIKELEKKLHNEIPLTKFMNLKILNYNEKELITTIPLDVNINDKGTAFGGSLATLTIISGWSLCWLISKELGFNSNNIVIIKNENSYKKPVTKDIICHTFKPNNEEINILKEKLLSKQSASVKITSQIVENNEICVDFVGYYVIKI, from the coding sequence ATGATAAAAGAATTAGAAAAAAAACTACACAATGAGATTCCTTTAACTAAATTTATGAATTTAAAAATTTTAAATTATAATGAAAAAGAATTAATAACAACCATACCATTAGATGTAAATATAAATGATAAAGGAACAGCTTTTGGAGGAAGTTTAGCAACATTAACTATAATTTCTGGATGGAGTTTATGTTGGTTGATTTCAAAAGAATTAGGTTTCAATAGTAATAATATTGTAATTATAAAAAATGAAAATTCATATAAAAAACCCGTTACAAAAGATATAATTTGTCATACTTTTAAACCAAACAATGAAGAAATAAATATTTTAAAAGAAAAACTTTTATCAAAACAAAGTGCTTCAGTAAAAATAACATCTCAGATAGTTGAAAATAATGAAATTTGCGTGGATTTTGTAGGATATTATGTTATAAAAATATAA
- a CDS encoding bifunctional aconitate hydratase 2/2-methylisocitrate dehydratase, with product MSLLANYKAHSQERLNEGGLPALPLTAEQTVELVELLKANPVVEAEYVLDLFKNKINPGVDDAAYVKAAFLNDIVQGKVSCSVISKVEAIEILGTMMGGYNVSPLVEALKIAEVADAAATQLKNTILVYNSFNDVKELMDAGNAKAKEVIESWANAEWFTNKPALEEEITLTVYKIPGETNTDDLSPATVAFTRSDIPLHATAMLQSRMEKPLEKMAELKEKGHPLAYVGDVVGTGSSRKSGINSVQWHMGRDIPGVPNKRTGGVVIGSIIAPIFFNTAEDSGCLPIQASVDAIETGDVIVLKPYDGVIEKDGKVVSEFKLAPNTLTDEMRAGGRIPLIIGKGLTAKARAALKLDASDMFIAPEQPADNGKGFTQAQKMVGKACGIAGVKPGMYVEPIATTVGSQDTTGPMTRDEIKELAALSFGADMVMQSFCHTAAYPKPADIKLRHTLPDFINSRGGVTLKPGDGVIHSWLNRLCLPDTVGTGGDSHTRFPIGISFPAGSGLIAFAGVTGMMPLTMPESVLVKFSGKMQPGITLRDLVNAIPYYAIKQGLLTVPKKNKKNIFAGTIIEIQGLPDLKVEQAFELSDASAERSAAACSVQLNKEPIIEYLSSNIALIEKMIEEGYEDKKTLQRRADKMKEWIKNPQLLEPDADAEYLATIEINLDDIKEPILACPNDPDDVATLSEILADDNRPKKIEEVFVGSCMTNIGLFRALGEVLKGEGVAKAKLWVAPPTKMDEAQLTEEGYYAAFAAAGARIEIPGCSLCMGNQAQVGEGSIVFSTSTRNFDNRLGKNSKVYLGSAEVAAVAALLGRLPSVSEYMEIVSKKITEKNKDGVYKYLNFHKVSPEQLTTLVSSR from the coding sequence ATGAGTTTATTAGCAAACTATAAAGCACATTCGCAAGAAAGACTTAATGAAGGTGGATTACCTGCATTACCTCTAACTGCTGAGCAAACTGTTGAGTTAGTAGAATTATTAAAAGCTAATCCAGTTGTTGAAGCTGAATATGTATTAGATTTATTTAAAAATAAAATTAACCCAGGTGTTGATGATGCTGCTTACGTAAAAGCTGCATTTTTAAATGATATTGTTCAAGGAAAAGTTTCTTGTTCAGTTATTTCAAAAGTTGAAGCTATTGAAATTTTAGGAACAATGATGGGTGGATATAATGTTTCTCCATTAGTTGAAGCATTAAAAATTGCAGAAGTAGCTGATGCTGCTGCAACTCAATTAAAAAACACTATTTTAGTTTATAATTCATTTAATGATGTAAAAGAGTTAATGGATGCTGGAAATGCAAAAGCAAAAGAAGTTATTGAGTCTTGGGCAAATGCTGAATGGTTTACAAATAAACCAGCTTTAGAAGAAGAAATTACATTAACTGTATATAAAATCCCAGGTGAAACAAATACAGATGATTTATCTCCTGCAACTGTTGCATTTACAAGATCTGATATTCCATTACATGCAACTGCAATGTTACAATCAAGAATGGAAAAACCATTAGAAAAAATGGCTGAATTAAAAGAAAAAGGTCACCCTTTAGCATACGTTGGAGATGTTGTTGGAACTGGTTCATCAAGAAAATCAGGAATCAACTCTGTTCAATGGCATATGGGTAGAGATATTCCAGGTGTTCCTAATAAAAGAACAGGTGGGGTTGTTATTGGTTCTATTATTGCTCCAATTTTCTTCAATACTGCAGAAGATTCAGGATGTTTACCAATTCAAGCTAGCGTTGATGCTATAGAAACTGGTGATGTTATCGTATTAAAACCATATGATGGTGTTATTGAAAAAGATGGAAAAGTTGTTTCTGAATTTAAATTAGCTCCAAATACATTAACAGATGAAATGAGAGCAGGAGGAAGAATTCCATTAATTATTGGAAAAGGTTTAACTGCAAAAGCTAGAGCTGCATTAAAATTAGATGCTTCTGATATGTTTATTGCTCCTGAGCAACCAGCTGATAACGGTAAAGGATTTACTCAAGCACAAAAAATGGTTGGAAAAGCTTGTGGTATTGCTGGTGTTAAACCAGGTATGTATGTTGAGCCAATCGCTACAACTGTTGGATCACAAGATACAACTGGACCTATGACAAGAGATGAGATTAAAGAACTTGCTGCATTATCTTTTGGTGCTGATATGGTTATGCAATCATTCTGTCATACAGCTGCTTATCCAAAACCAGCTGATATTAAATTAAGACACACTTTACCAGATTTCATCAACTCAAGAGGTGGAGTTACACTTAAGCCAGGTGATGGTGTTATTCACTCATGGTTAAATAGATTATGTTTACCAGATACAGTAGGAACTGGTGGAGATTCTCATACAAGATTCCCAATTGGTATTTCATTCCCAGCTGGATCAGGACTTATCGCATTCGCAGGTGTTACAGGTATGATGCCTTTAACTATGCCAGAATCTGTTTTAGTTAAATTCTCTGGAAAAATGCAACCAGGTATTACTTTAAGAGATTTAGTAAATGCTATTCCTTATTATGCGATTAAACAAGGATTATTAACAGTTCCTAAAAAAAATAAAAAGAATATTTTTGCTGGAACAATTATTGAAATTCAAGGTTTACCAGACTTAAAAGTTGAGCAAGCATTTGAATTATCTGATGCATCTGCTGAAAGAAGTGCTGCTGCTTGTTCTGTTCAATTAAATAAAGAGCCAATTATTGAATATTTATCTTCAAACATTGCTTTAATTGAAAAAATGATTGAAGAAGGTTACGAAGATAAAAAAACTCTTCAAAGAAGAGCTGATAAAATGAAAGAATGGATTAAAAATCCACAATTATTAGAGCCAGATGCAGATGCTGAATATTTAGCTACAATCGAAATCAATTTAGATGATATCAAAGAACCAATCTTAGCTTGTCCTAATGATCCAGATGATGTTGCTACTTTATCTGAAATCTTAGCTGATGATAACAGACCTAAAAAAATTGAAGAAGTATTTGTTGGTTCTTGTATGACAAATATCGGATTATTCAGAGCTTTAGGAGAAGTATTAAAAGGTGAAGGTGTTGCTAAAGCAAAATTATGGGTTGCACCTCCAACTAAAATGGATGAAGCTCAATTAACTGAAGAAGGATATTATGCTGCATTTGCTGCTGCTGGTGCTAGAATAGAAATTCCAGGTTGTTCATTATGTATGGGTAACCAAGCACAAGTTGGTGAAGGTTCAATTGTATTCTCTACATCAACAAGAAACTTTGATAACAGACTTGGTAAAAACTCTAAAGTTTATTTAGGTTCTGCTGAAGTTGCTGCTGTTGCTGCACTTTTAGGAAGATTACCATCTGTTTCTGAATATATGGAAATTGTTTCTAAAAAAATTACTGAAAAAAATAAAGATGGTGTTTACAAATACTTAAACTTCCATAAAGTTTCACCTGAACAATTAACTACTCTTGTTTCTTCAAGATAA